A window of Xylophilus sp. GW821-FHT01B05 contains these coding sequences:
- the ctaD gene encoding cytochrome c oxidase subunit I: protein MSAVLDPHGHGHDSHAHDDHHHGPTGWRRWVFATNHKDIGTLYLLFSFTMLMVGGVLALLIRAELFQPGLQLVNPELFNQFTTMHGLIMVFGAIMPAFVGFANWMIPLQIGASDMAFARMNNFSFWLLIPAALMLVGSFFMPGGAPAAGWTLYAPLTLQMGPSMDAGIFAMHIMGASSIMGSINIIVTILNMRAPGMTLMKMPMFAWTWLITAYLLIAVMPVLAGAITMTLTDRHFGTSFFNPAGGGDPVMYQHIFWFFGHPEVYIMILPAFGIISQIVPAFARKKLFGYASMVYATSSIAILSFIVWAHHMFTTGMPVTGQLFFMYATMLIAVPTAVKIFNWIATMWQGSMTFETPMLFAVGFIFVFTMGGFTGLILALAPIDIQLQDTYYVVAHFHYVLVAGSLFSMFAAFYYWSPKWTGVMYNETRGKIHFWWSLISFNVTFFPMHFLGLAGMPRRYADYPMQFADFNALASVGAFFFGFAQVYFFLFIVVPTMRGRGEPAAQNPWEGAVGLEWEVPSPAPFHTFETPPKLDATATRVIG, encoded by the coding sequence ATGAGTGCAGTACTCGACCCCCACGGTCACGGGCACGATAGCCACGCGCACGACGATCACCACCACGGCCCTACCGGATGGCGCCGCTGGGTGTTTGCTACCAATCACAAGGACATCGGCACGCTGTACCTGCTGTTCAGCTTCACCATGCTGATGGTGGGCGGCGTGCTGGCACTGCTGATCCGCGCCGAGCTGTTCCAGCCCGGCCTGCAACTGGTGAACCCAGAGCTGTTCAACCAGTTCACCACCATGCACGGCCTGATCATGGTGTTCGGCGCCATCATGCCGGCCTTCGTGGGCTTCGCGAACTGGATGATCCCGCTGCAGATCGGCGCATCCGACATGGCCTTTGCGCGCATGAACAACTTCAGCTTCTGGCTGCTGATCCCGGCTGCGCTGATGCTGGTGGGTTCGTTCTTCATGCCCGGTGGCGCACCGGCTGCGGGCTGGACGCTCTATGCGCCGCTCACGCTGCAGATGGGCCCGTCCATGGACGCCGGCATCTTCGCCATGCACATCATGGGCGCCTCGTCCATCATGGGTTCGATCAACATCATCGTCACCATCCTCAACATGCGCGCCCCCGGCATGACGCTGATGAAGATGCCGATGTTCGCCTGGACCTGGCTGATCACCGCCTATCTGCTGATCGCGGTGATGCCGGTGCTGGCTGGCGCCATCACCATGACGCTGACGGACCGCCACTTCGGCACCAGCTTCTTCAACCCCGCCGGCGGCGGCGACCCGGTGATGTACCAGCACATCTTCTGGTTCTTCGGTCACCCCGAGGTCTACATCATGATCTTGCCGGCCTTCGGCATCATCAGCCAGATCGTGCCGGCCTTCGCCCGCAAGAAGCTGTTTGGCTATGCCTCCATGGTGTATGCCACCTCGTCCATTGCCATCCTGTCCTTCATCGTGTGGGCGCACCACATGTTCACCACCGGCATGCCGGTGACTGGCCAGCTGTTCTTCATGTACGCGACCATGCTGATCGCGGTGCCCACGGCCGTGAAGATCTTCAACTGGATCGCCACCATGTGGCAGGGCTCGATGACCTTCGAGACGCCCATGCTGTTTGCGGTGGGCTTCATCTTCGTGTTCACCATGGGTGGCTTCACTGGCCTGATCCTGGCCCTGGCGCCGATCGACATCCAGTTGCAGGACACCTACTACGTGGTGGCCCATTTCCACTACGTGCTGGTGGCCGGCTCGCTGTTCTCCATGTTCGCGGCCTTCTACTACTGGAGCCCGAAGTGGACCGGCGTGATGTACAACGAAACGCGCGGCAAGATCCACTTCTGGTGGTCGCTGATCTCGTTCAACGTCACCTTCTTCCCGATGCACTTCCTGGGCCTGGCCGGCATGCCGCGCCGCTATGCCGACTACCCGATGCAGTTCGCAGACTTCAACGCCCTGGCGTCGGTCGGAGCCTTCTTCTTCGGCTTTGCCCAGGTGTACTTCTTCCTGTTCATCGTGGTGCCGACCATGCGCGGCCGTGGCGAGCCTGCAGCGCAGAACCCTTGGGAAGGTGCCGTGGGCCTGGAGTGGGAAGTGCCGTCGCCGGCGCCCTTCCACACCTTCGAGACGCCGCCCAAGCTCGACGCCACCGCCACGCGCGTGATCGGCTGA
- a CDS encoding cytochrome oxidase small assembly protein has protein sequence MSPEQKKSNLRLALILASIALVFLIGFCVKMVYLSR, from the coding sequence ATGAGCCCGGAACAGAAGAAGAGCAACCTGCGCCTGGCGCTGATCCTGGCGTCGATCGCGCTGGTGTTTCTCATCGGTTTTTGCGTCAAGATGGTTTATCTGAGCCGCTAG